One Corallococcus silvisoli DNA window includes the following coding sequences:
- a CDS encoding 2-dehydropantoate 2-reductase has translation MASSPEIGVFGAGSIGCYVGGRLAATGAAVRFVGRERVVEEVRAHGLHLTDWRGADLKVPAAEVRIGTEPEALATADLVLVTVKSAATEEAGRTLASWLKPGASVISFQNGLHNAEVLRGLLPGRTVLTGMVPFNVAAQGRGGFHAGSEGTLEVARHAALAPFLEDFARAGLPLKQHADILAVQWAKLLFNLNNALNALADLPLKQELSQRAWRRCLALAQAEALAVLDRAGVRPAKLTPLPTHWVPALLKLPDAVFSVLAKKMLAIDPKARSSMWDDLHAGRKTEVDFLNGEVVQLARTQGLSAPVNARLVALIREAERGDRRAWTGEALLADLTAAQASKG, from the coding sequence ATGGCCTCGTCCCCTGAAATCGGTGTCTTCGGCGCGGGCAGCATCGGCTGTTACGTCGGTGGCCGGCTCGCGGCGACGGGCGCGGCGGTGCGCTTCGTTGGCCGCGAGCGCGTGGTGGAGGAGGTCCGCGCCCACGGGCTGCACCTGACGGACTGGCGGGGCGCGGACTTGAAGGTGCCCGCGGCGGAGGTGCGCATCGGCACGGAGCCGGAGGCGCTGGCCACGGCGGACCTGGTGCTCGTCACGGTGAAGTCCGCGGCGACCGAGGAGGCGGGGCGGACGCTCGCGTCGTGGCTCAAGCCCGGCGCCAGCGTCATCAGCTTCCAGAACGGCTTGCACAACGCGGAGGTGCTGCGCGGCCTGCTGCCCGGCCGCACGGTGCTCACCGGCATGGTGCCCTTCAACGTCGCGGCGCAGGGGAGGGGCGGCTTTCACGCGGGCTCGGAGGGCACCCTGGAGGTGGCCCGGCACGCGGCGCTCGCGCCCTTCCTGGAGGACTTCGCCCGGGCGGGGCTCCCGTTGAAGCAGCACGCGGACATCCTCGCGGTCCAGTGGGCGAAGCTGCTGTTCAACCTCAACAACGCGCTCAACGCGCTGGCGGACCTGCCGTTGAAGCAGGAGCTGTCCCAGCGCGCCTGGCGGCGGTGTCTGGCGCTCGCGCAGGCAGAGGCGCTGGCGGTGCTGGACCGGGCCGGGGTGAGGCCCGCGAAGCTGACGCCGCTGCCGACGCACTGGGTTCCGGCCCTGCTGAAGCTGCCGGACGCGGTGTTCTCCGTGCTCGCGAAGAAGATGCTCGCCATCGACCCCAAGGCGCGCTCGTCCATGTGGGACGACCTGCACGCGGGCCGCAAGACGGAGGTGGACTTCCTCAACGGCGAGGTCGTCCAGCTCGCCCGGACGCAGGGCCTGTCCGCGCCGGTGAACGCCCGCCTCGTGGCGCTCATCCGCGAGGCGGAGCGCGGCGACCGCCGGGCGTGGACCGGTGAAGCGCTGCTCGCCGACCTGACGGCCGCGCAGGCTTCGAAGGGGTAG